Proteins encoded together in one Hevea brasiliensis isolate MT/VB/25A 57/8 chromosome 16, ASM3005281v1, whole genome shotgun sequence window:
- the LOC110637887 gene encoding uncharacterized protein LOC110637887 has translation MATLQKFKLLATQCAVAGSPTQSPTTSPVVHLRRRKTLRMLLSRSADHHRRRIPRRNDQSELQNGPPEKKRVRRKLKDLFVSSPPFEDKENDNPDDSDDAVEVLPVAGSASGTGGGGAGGLAARRGGGGSLRPVSGTFRYRLLRRAWRPVLVTIPE, from the coding sequence ATGGCGACTCTTCAGAAATTCAAGCTTCTCGCCACTCAATGTGCAGTAGCCGGAAGCCCTACGCAAAGTCCCACGACTAGCCCCGTCGTCCACCTCCGCCGCCGCAAGACACTCCGCATGCTTCTCTCCCGCTCCGCTGACCACCACCGCCGCCGAATTCCCCGCCGTAATGACCAATCTGAGCTCCAGAACGGTcctccagagaaaaagagagtTAGGAGGAAATTGAAGGACCTGTTCGTTTCATCGCCGCCTTTTGAAGATAAGGAGAATGATAATCCGGATGATAGTGATGATGCAGTAGAGGTGTTACCGGTTGCCGGTAGTGCCAGTGGCACTGGTGGCGGTGGCGCTGGAGGTTTGGCTGCTCGGCGCGGTGGAGGTGGTTCGCTGAGACCGGTATCTGGTACGTTTAGGTATAGGTTACTGAGGAGAGCTTGGCGACCGGTGTTGGTAACCATCCCTGAGTAG